A single window of Nicotiana tomentosiformis chromosome 1, ASM39032v3, whole genome shotgun sequence DNA harbors:
- the LOC138904164 gene encoding putative expansin-B14: MQDGGACGYTNAVSQTPYNSFVSAGNPPLHTKGLGCGACYQVKCNLGPCSGNQCSGAIHFDLSGTAMRAMAKPGQVDTLRNMGNISISYQRVPCLYKNTNVAFKVDPGSNANFLSVNVEFESGDGDINLVELVPARSTQSITMNHVFGATWSTNINPSTQPAPYSLRLTTEFNKKLTAPNVIPVGWKPGQAYNSNVNFLLYSSTQTQK; this comes from the exons ATGCAAGATGGAGGAGCTTGTGGATATACAAATGCTGTATCACAAACCCCTTATAATTCCTTTGTATCTGCTGGAAATCCTCCTCTACACACGAAAGGCTTAGGCTGCGGAGCTTGCTACCAG GTGAAATGTAATCTTGGCCCTTGCTCAGGAAACCAGTGTTCAGGTGCTATTCATTTTGATCTAAGTGGAACTGCCATGCGAGCAATGGCCAAGCCTGGACAAGTTGACACGTTACGTAATATGGGAAATATTTCAATCTCTTACCAAAG GGTACCGTGCCTATACAAGAACACAAATGTAGCATTCAAGGTGGATCCGGGATCTAATGCTAATTTCTTATCAGTAAATGTAGAGTTTGAAAGTGGAGATGGTGATATTAATTTAGTGGAGCTTGTGCCAGCAAGATCTACGCAGTCGATAACTATGAATCATGTATTTGGGGCAACATGGAGTACTAATATTAACCCTTCAACACAGCCTGCTCCATATTCTCTTAGGCTCACAACTGAGTTCAATAAGAAACTTACTGCTCCCAATGTCATTCCTGTTGGCTGGAAACCTGGACAAGCCTACAATTCCAATGTCAATTTTTTATTGTattcttcaacacaaacacaaaaATAA